The Salvia miltiorrhiza cultivar Shanhuang (shh) chromosome 2, IMPLAD_Smil_shh, whole genome shotgun sequence DNA window GAATTGATCGCCAAGAAAGATGAGTGCAATCCCGTCCCGCCGCACAAATCGTCGCACGCAAAGCTATGCGTGTTGGCTGATTTCAACCGTGCCTTTGACACGAAAATTGGCCTCGACGATCTTGAAGAAAGACTCGCTTTTCTCGAAGGGCGTTATGAGACCTTCAAGCGCATCTCAACTACGGATGGATCACTTTGGGATGTCGAGAAGAATATGGTTTTTGCATCGGAAGTGGTGTGGAAAAAAATGATCAAGGTAACCTAGAAGAATTATTACTATCTAGTTTTTATTGGTATACATCTTTTGTCTTTGTGCTAATATATTCTTCTGATTTTGCTCTGTATAAGGAGGATGAGTTTGCCGAAGCTTATTTCTGGAAGGGAGAACCTGAATGGCGTAATTTAAGCTTGCTTTTCGACCAAAACACTCTCAAAGCTGAGCCCTCAATTAGTCGCACGTTGATCGTCATCAGCGATTCACCAACTGCCAAATTTGCACGAACCAAAACTAGGCCGAGTGATTCTCCTTACTCAGAGGGAGAGGTGACCTCTCCTCAATTCACCGCGCCCCCATTAGCTGGGCCGCATAGGCTAGTACGGCGCTTGTTTGACGACAGCAAAGCTGAAGGCTCTAATGCCGTCGCTCGCAACCCCGGCGATGGTGATGGGAGTGGAGACGATGCTGATAGTACGACTCCCACTGTTGTGGAGGCTTCTACTGCGTCGTCGTGGGCTCCTTGGAACTAGGCAGTTGAAGCTTTATTTAGCATTTCCTAAGCACTTGTTATTGATGTTTTAGTTTATGGTTAAGGGTTGTTGTTTCAAAGTCTATACATGCTATTATGAATGCATGTTTGTTTTGTCATTTCCCCTGCCCTGTTAAGGCTATTTAAATCTATGGGGAAAATATTGTAATCATCTTTTGAATCCTTATATCTAGTAATGAATTATGCAAGCTTCTTATTTAGGTGTTGAAAGATGGAGACTTGAAAGCTCTGAATATGTAATGCAGCATCGTTGTGGCTTTGTTCTCCATGAGATTGTTAATCATTGAGATAAATCTATGAGAGACATATCTTCTAGCTGAACTTATGAGAAAAATTGTTCACAGATGAAAAATATAACTCAAGAAAGAACCATGTCGAGCGTAAAGacataacttatagcatataTTATAatccataaaaattagcaacatAACTTAATATTCATAAAACATAGAACATTCCTACATGTCCACGGCAACATGACATATATAATAACCCCTAAACATCACCAAAATATTCAAGACCACTTCAAAATATCTCCCAAGTTTTCTTCAAACCTTGTCATCGAAGGCTTTACTTTCCACGCATCTCTAGCACGCGCATCAGGTAATCTGGCCTAGCTTCTACAGGGAGGCTCATGAAAAGCTCGAGCCTCTCGACCTTGTCCGCGAGTATCTCGCATACCTCGAATTTGGCGCTCTTATCCACACCCACCATGGCGCTTAAAGTATGGTAAACTTCAGTCCTCGCTTTAGCTAGATCAAACTCATACCCAATTCTGCTTCCAAAGTGCTCAAGCCTGTCGTTAGTGTTGCGACCAATTTCTAGTATCAGTTCACATGCCATATCAAAGCTGTCATCTTTCTTGCGCTTTCTGGTCGTAGTCCTCCCAACTCCTCCACTCTTCTGACTCTGACACGTGCTATCCTCAGCCACTTCATTATGAAGATCCTTCTCCAGCTGCACTGGTGGTGCCTGTTCATCGCTGTTCACATTTTGAAACACATTGTCACGTCCAACCATGTCGTTAATTGCTTCCATGAAATCTTCAGCTTGATCCCCTGTTGCTCGGTCCTTGCCGAATATTATCTTCCAGTCATCATATAGCGGCCAGCTTTTAAAGCGCATTTTTGAGGCATTGTTGTCAACCTACAATACAAAAAACCACAAAAAaatataagcatgtatattgcTCATTACTGAACAGCACACTACCAAGTATCCAATGCCAAGTATCCCCCGTACCCTGCAGATTTGTTCCCACAGCTCGTTGTCACAGTCTATCATGTTGTTGCTGTTCAAGTTGAATCCGGAACCGCTTTTACCCAACATTCCACTGAGCGAATAGTAATTTTTCTTCCAGGTGCCCAGTTTGGAATTGATATGCGGATTGGCCCTCAAGTCAGTCCCGGGGAACTCCTTTTTTAGGGCATCCTCCAGTTTAGCAAGGAAACCCGCTCGAAACCCGTTATCCGATTTCCACCCATCTGCAACCAACTCTTTCAGTGCTTGGATCAGTACAACTTCTTCTTTCGCAGACCACGAACGCCGGGACTTGTCATTCTTGTTTCCTTTGGAACGAGAATGCTCACTGTTGGCTGGTTGATCATTTCCTAGAAAAAAATTTAAGGCGGCAACAACAAAGTTGTGGCATATGTAGCTTCAATCAATATCCCCAGGAATTACAAATATGGCACacataaaaaaatgaagattgGTTACATATTTTTTCGTCTCTACGAAGCATGCATTTGAAATTGGAGAATTATATGAACACAAAAAATGTCAACATATATATCGAATGTTCATCATCTCCATTGAGTTTACTTAAAAGGAAAAATTCAATCTTTAACCCTAAAGAACAGAGATCGCTGctgcaaataaaaattaaaaaaattgacaaagCATTCAAACAATCAAAATGCCCAACAAAGCTTCAAAATCATATCATCAGAAGATTGTTAAAATCATTAGCGAAATTGTACAAAACCTAACTACACGAATGAGAAATCTCGACTCTGTGTTACCTTGCTCAGAAGAATCCATGAGAATGGAGTTTTCGTCTGCAAATTCAGTGACCATGACGATAATCGAATATTACAACGGAATTTATAATCGCGGGAACAGGAATCGAAGagttttttctgataaaaagtTGGTAATTTTCCCTCCAAATTGAAGTGAAACGCCTTTTCATTACTTGACGATCGGAAGGAAAAGAGGGGTGCGCTTGGCATTTGCAATAGAAGACAGGGACATGTTTGTAATTTCACAGATAAATCATGCAAATAAACAAACCAGTCAAACACgtgaacaaaattaaactaGCATTCTGAAATTGCTAACAAACACAAGATTCGATTATTTGTCATGCCCTACCAACAATGGGCCTGCTAGTTTATAATAAACAGTCCCAAACCCACCAAAGCTACCAAACTGGGCCTTatagcactcaaaaacattcaagcacaacataatactcatcatactcaatctcgactcttctCTTACATCTTAAACTCAAATCTgaaggaaaacgtttcaacgaacgcatcatttcaattctcttctcattttcatgctcaaaattactcaaatactcaaacatgatctcatacatcatataactcattatgcACACATAGATTCCCTTTTTatcatgcaaactaaactctaaCAAAAACTCACGTATCAACGTAAACTCTTAATaaagcatgacaaacgttcacataatggtcataaagcaattagacctcattatATCATTCATcaacttctcaaaatatgaaaactcaaaaactcgtataaactaaactaagtcaaaattttacttagccaacaaaagacctaattaattaagcataattagacactaataccatgctcaattacatatatccTAAACCAATTCACTTATTAACACATAggcaagaaagtcctaatttttattaaactaaactctttgaaattttataaacacatatgaaaccttaatctaatcatagatctatcaattttaatcatttaaactcacatataaaccatcaatttacaatttagggcatagatacacatatccctaattttattaaactaactcacctcaaattcatcaattaacatcatatactcaatctactccatcaatcatcatcataaacatctcatagactcattctcatcatcaattcatcacttaatacatcaactcacaaattcccaaattttgggtaaactaaactcatccaactttcacatctcaaggcatagcctttcacaacatacatcaatcatcaccaaacatcacatagatctcatttttcaccccaaatcaaggaaagaaaaagaaaattttttgaaggaatgagacccatttttttcgaaaatttggaaaacaaaggaatgggtgatttcttgcttcaatcttccaaaaatactcacatataacatcatacaagttaTATATATGGATttaaagatcacttacccaaacttacaccaaaactcacactttctctttctaactttgaAACCAATCTTCAAGGATCTTCTTGGATTCAAGTAGATAGGAGGTGTTTAGGTAAGATTTTGAAGGTGATTTACGTGTTTGGCATAATTTTGTGAAGCTTCGAatgtgagagatgagggagagagagagagctcgaaaatggggtggagggagagagagaaatattttgcaagatttgtgagGATTTGGTAATCTTAGAGAGATTTGGCAAATCTTAAGGAATATTTGGCAttaaatgccttgatctctctctctaatctctacactctctcaattaATCCACTTGGCAAGTGGGTAATTAGGCACATGCTCAaaggaataaaataataatatgagAAGGGTGATTGAATAATAACCATAATAATTatggaaatgttactcattaataaaataccatagcataattattcatgtgaccaaataaaataattatagcactaatattagtgcactcgcTCAATTATCATAAATGAGGAATCTAAACCGTAAATgctaatctaaaccctaaatggataatctaaaccctacggggaagtgttcaaaatggccGTATAATTGAACTCATCTATATAAGACAAGACAGTGTATCAGcacaagtatatgacactaatatggtcactagtaccattcgtgcatgacacttttggcactaatagtgccaagtgtGCCTAACCtgcgcgcaaacccgaatccgatccgccctaattaagggcagaacaatcctaaaacgtaaaaaattgccatattttgtgtttttcaaatcagcggccaaaatttgtgttttcttcttcaaaatgatcATGCGGATGTATTGTTTCAATATTAATCTTACTAGTTTAGAAAGTTTGGTGTAATAAAATTATGGATTAATtgtctgtaaatccataacgttttcaCGGAATTGATTTTCgctcataatttaaaaaatctacttttaaatacataacctttcgtttttgttcggtcaccgattttttcttacgccggcgccggaaacAACACAGTCGCAGCCGGAATTAATGCGGTAGCAGCCAAAAATTGACATCTAAGCTATTTTTTGACatgtgaaataaaataataaaaaaataatgtgaCATGGAATAATCCCTCTCTCACGTCttcttccccctccccccttTCCCCCACCCGGCGCCGCCCTCTGCCACCATCATACGTCGGCGCCCGCCGTCTCTCCCCTTTCCCCACCATCTGCCCCTGCCACCCCCTCCCCCATCCAAGACCTATGTCGGCCTTCTCCCTTCCTCCAAATCCTATTGCATTGCATTTCAAGGAAAACCCTTTATCCCCAAATCCCATCAGATCGAAGCCCTAATTTTGTACAATGGTTGCTGCGGCGACGACCGTGAGCTCCGCCGGTGGCCTACTGGCGATGCTGAACGAGAGCCACCCAACTCTTAAGATACACGCTCTGTCCAATCTTAATGCCTTCGTCAACTATTTCTGGCCGGAGATCTTCACCTCTGTCCCAATCATGTATTCTCTCGTTTCTTCATGTTCTCATTTGATTACATGAACTGGGCCTTCTCtatctttattttctttgttgttGTTTTTCATTGGCGAGCTTTCTAGCGAGGATTTaagattgtttttattttttatatacagGAGCTTAGGGGTTTGGTTGAAAATTGAGACGTTTGAGGGAGAGACGATGGTGGCGGCTTtgccgctgctgtcgccggaATGTCAGAGAAGGAAGGTCGGCGGTTGTTGAGGAAGAAGGAGAAGTGTCTGCTGTCGCTGGAATTTCAGAGAGGGGAGGACAGTCGAGTTTGTGAAATAAGAAGAGAAAAAGGGTTATTTAtgttgggaaaagtggtgaataaatattcacgagtgtccaaataaatgacacttgcacagcggaaccaggataattcttttccctcttgctggattacaaaatgggatccaaaccaagaaaaatatttggtgcaaaatataagaaaatatgagacaagaatttttacgtggaaaacccaaattgggaaaaaccacgagaccgtagtctagaaatcttccactatgtatatagtaggcttacaaaattctccctacacaaaataggggaaacacaaaactcaagtttaataacttggaaaacacaagaggactgagctactattttaagagagatgaaaaatcctatgatttttcctcacaattttcttctctcaaatgcactcaccaaactctctcttgttGCCTCACTTTTCTCTTCACTCTGCACATCTTTCCTTCTGCAGAACCCACTGCAATTTATAGGAAACTTTGGCTGTCGTTTGTTGAAAAAAGGAGCTGCAAATATTGAAGTTTAAGCAACAACATTTCAACAACGGTGACTGCAGCAATTGTTGAAGGCTGCAACAATTGTTGAACTCTTACCAAATTGTTTCAAAGTCTTTTGTGGGGTCTACCACATGATGTGGACAGCTCAACAATTCTCCCCCTCCACGTCATGTGGAGATTCAACTAGACCTGCTTCACGTTTGCAGATCTCAAACTTATCTCGGGGTAAGGACTTGGTAAACATATCTGTACCATTCTCATCGGTGTGGATCTTCTCGAGTTGCATTAGTTTCCTTTCAAGTGCATCTCGAATCCAGTGATATCTCACATCAATATGTTTCGATCTCGAGTGAAAACTCGAATTCTTACTCAAGTGAATTGCGCTTTGACTGTcgcagtaaagcacatacttcTCTTGCTTCAAGCCCAACTCTTGTAGAAACTTCTTCAACCACAACACCTCTTTGCAAGCTTCCGTCACAGCAATGTACTCAGCTTCCGTTGTGGATAATGCCacgcatttttgaagtttcgatTGCCACGAGATAGCTCCCCCTGCAAGTCTCATCAGGTATCCAGATGTGGATTTCCTGGAATCTATGTCACCAGCCATGTCTGCATCCACATATCCTTCAAGTAGAATATGGTTATCACCAAACTTCAGACAAAGTTTAGAAGTACCTCTCAAGTACCGAAATATCCATTTCACTGCTGTCCAATGCTCTTTTCCTGGGTTTGAGATAAATCGACTTACCACACCAACTGCGTGAGCGACGTCAGGTCTAGTGCATATCATAGCATACATTAGACTCCCCACCGCAGAAGCATATGGAATCTTTTGCAGTTCTTTCTTTTCTGTCTCACTTGTCGGGCATTGTGCTGAGCTTAGCTTCATATGACCCGCAAGTGGAGTGGCGACTGGCTTCGACTTGCTCATTCTAAATCTTTCAAGAACTTTCTCAATATATTGTTCTTGAGATAACCAGAGCTTCTTGCTCTTCCTGTCCCTGAAGATCTTCATTCCAAGGATCTGCTTAGCCGCGCCTAAGTCTTTCATCGCAAAAGACTTGCTTAGCTCTTTCTTCAGCTTATCAATTTTGCTGGCATCATGGCCTACAATTAACATGTCGTCAACGTAGACAGACAATATGATAAAATCACCTCCTGTGAACTTCTTGAAGAAAACACAGTGATCTGAGGTGGTCTTGTTGTAGCCATGGGTTGACATGAAGGA harbors:
- the LOC131011181 gene encoding uncharacterized protein LOC131011181 yields the protein MVTEFADENSILMDSSEQGNDQPANSEHSRSKGNKNDKSRRSWSAKEEVVLIQALKELVADGWKSDNGFRAGFLAKLEDALKKEFPGTDLRANPHINSKLGTWKKNYYSLSGMLGKSGSGFNLNSNNMIDCDNELWEQICRVDNNASKMRFKSWPLYDDWKIIFGKDRATGDQAEDFMEAINDMVGRDNVFQNVNSDEQAPPVQLEKDLHNEVAEDSTCQSQKSGGVGRTTTRKRKKDDSFDMACELILEIGRNTNDRLEHFGSRIGYEFDLAKARTEVYHTLSAMVGVDKSAKFEVCEILADKVERLELFMSLPVEARPDYLMRVLEMRGK